A window of Nicotiana sylvestris chromosome 8, ASM39365v2, whole genome shotgun sequence genomic DNA:
CACAAAATTGATATAAAAGGTTACAAGTAAATAAACTATGAGCATCTAGTTATACTTACTTTTCGAAGCTTCTCCTctgctttttctttctttatctgTTCAAGCTCTGCCAAAAGAGCTTCTGTATCATCTTCATCGTCGTCATCGTCATCGTCATCACTGAACTTAGGGAAAATAGGTTAATAACTCATAAGTTCCTCAACTCACAGTATTATAATGTTCATTAGCATATTCTATAAGACAAGAGAAGAAATGACATCAAGAAACCAATGGTAATATTTACTTAGTACATGACAACATGACATATCCGAACAATATGGTCATATATAAGAAAGATGTTTATTCAAAAGAATTGCACTTTCTGGGAATTTAATCCTTAAGTTGTCAATGGCAAATAATCCACAATGGTTGAATTATCATGTCTATACAAATACGGGATGAGTTACAGACCTCTCATCACCACTTTTGATATCCACATCTGCATCATCAGCATCAGCACTCCGCGGAACAATACGATCTTCAATCTCTCGTTTACCCCCTGCAACAACATTGGCAATTAATGgagaaattttattttaaaatggaGAAATTTCATGAGCGACTTGTTGGGGATCCTAGACTGTTCCCAAAAACAAACATCAAGTTACCTTCCAAAAGGAGTTGACTACTTTTCCTACGATCTCTGTCATCTGCAACcaaaacaacagaaaatcaggCATAAAGCAGTCATTTTACAACATACTTAACATATCTATGAGGCACGCatgtttctctctctctctctctctctctctctctctctctctctctctctctgtttcAGACCCCCTTGGGGGTGAGGCAGGGGGCATGAGAGTATGTCCAGACTTCAGTACCAGTATAACCCTTATCTTTAGAGAAATGCCTCCGCTCGCGGTCCTCCAACTCTTCCCGGAGGTTCCTCCTCTGCAACTCATCCTGGGTGTCTTGTCCCTCCTTTCTGTTTCCATACATGACAATGTGAAACGGGATTAACAACTTGGAATCAGGATATAATTTAGAGAACAACTAATTGATAGTTATTCAGGTAATCTTAGATGAGAACCCCGTTGAACTTAAAAATAAACAAATCCAATTTCACATGAAATACTACTGTCGACTAGAGTTTCATCAATCGACGTAATAAGTAATCTCAGTAGCCATTTTACCTGGTTCCTACACAGAGAAGTCATGTAATCTTTTCAGCTTTTAAATAAAATGGGTGATTTAAACTGATCATATTTTTCTCTCGAAATTTCATGATACAGATAGGTATCCTTCTTATAATTTTCGCTCATGATGTTCCAACAGATAAAATGAAGAATAGTTTTACCATTTTCCTGATACAGGATGCACGTTAACAATGTTTCGTTTTTATAAGGTCATTAACAATGCTTTGTTATAGTTATTATCATGTATGTCTTACTCATAAAGGTTGGCGGAGCAATCTTACCACTTGCTAATTAGGACACTACCTCAATTTTGAACTAGAATAATAAGAGACAGTAGAAAAATATCCAGTACAACTACCAACTAAGGAAAATCTACTTCTAAAAAACACACAGTTCATCGTTGACGGGTATTATTTGATTCATGACAACCTCCCTATAGTGATCAGGGCATTTTACTGTTATCTATTTCAAGTCATTAAAATGCAACGCGCGCGTGCACACAGCTGCACACACACACTCTGTATATTGTGTGTGTATGCACACAGACACacaaaacaataataacaactCAACCTCAGTCTCAAACAAGTCGGTAttggctatatgaatcctcactaaCCATGGTTCTCCATTTAAACTCATCTCAGATCAACATTAcatcaaagaaaaaaataaaaggtaTTAGAAGTTATCTATATCTTTTCTACAGGCATATAAATATCTCATAGGGCTAAAAGACTCCTCGAAAGCACAGGAATGTGAACATGCTAATATGACTAAGCATATTCCCAACTAATTGCTATCCGCCTATATAGATCTTTTTCTTTCATTGTGCTCTATTTTTCGTAAGTCGGCATGGATTCCAAGAAATTGTAGGTCTTTTGAAATAACTTCCTTCCATGTAATTTTAGGTCTACCCTGTCCTATTTTAACACCTTCACTCACCATGGTTTCACACCTACGAACCACTGCACCTGGAGCTCGAGGTCAACATCGGACATATAATGCACGCACACTAAAAAGCACACAATGCAACTTAGATATCTATAAACTTAAGAGTTAATACCCTAAAACCACCCTAAACTATCATATTTTTGTCAGCTTCCTACCTAAACTATCCAGTGTACCTAAAATCCCCTTGAACTATATCTCCCTAGTTTCTAAGAACTCCTTCATCGATTTTTTCGAGCTGTGTATGATGCACGCTCCTAATTAACTTTAAACTGTGAGTTTACAACACGTGGCTACTTAGTTAAGcataatttaattattattttaattaatgaTTTGAACTAATAATCAAAAATAAGAAATGGGTAAAAACCTTTGTTCTTCCATCTCCTACAACAATGGCTACCCCTTCTATCAATCTGGATTTTCACCATTAAACGTCAATTCAACCTTCTTTTTCACACTAACCTTCGATTTCACTGTAATTTTTAGTTTAGGCAgagatttgggatttaaaaaaaCTAGGATTTGACAAGAAAGAGAAGTtatagaaaaataaataaagaaaaaatgaagaagaaaggtaATTTCAGAAGAAATAAGAGAAGAGAAAAGTTTCAAATGGAACCCATAAGgagaaaggaagaagaaagggaaaaaaaagaagaaaaaaggtgaaaaataaagaaaaaaatctggaataaaaagaaaatagaaaggaaaaagaaatcgAATATCTTAACACTAATTAGCCGTTAGAAGTATGCCAGGTGAGGCCATTTTATGGATAATTTCATCTTCCACGCGCCTTTAGACGAGTTATTTCACACATTTTGCCGAAAAAATAACGAGGGGGCTTTTAATAACTAAGAGATATtgttcaggggtattttggggacACCGAATAGATTAAGTAGTAAACTGACAAAAACGTGATAGTTTAGGGAGATTCTAGGGTATTAACTCTAAACTTAAATATCTATATTGAAATAGGTTATCTGAGCCATGAAATGCCAAAGCTTGTATTTGAATTTTGGAAACATCCATGATCCCCTACCCCCAATAAATATGTAAAACAATAAGAAAGGGAGAAAAAACTCCAAATTACTTCAGTGAGGTTTATCATGTCAAAATTTATTTTATAGGGGATTGTACGAAATAGGTCTAACACAGAATAACAGAACAAAGCCATGCTCCTTTGCTTCTCAGTAACACTCTGATAAAGTTAAGTCTCAGCCCTGGTTTTATGACATAAGTTTCCCAAATATTTTCTGCTAATAATACTAGAATCCTAGTGCCTTGCCTATGGAACAAAGgagcagcccggtgcactaagctcccgcaaTGCGCAggttcggggaagggccggaccacaagggtctatcgtacgcagtcttaccctacatttgtgcaagaggttgtttccatggctcgaactcgtgacctcctggtcacatgacaacaactttaccaactACTGCCTTTGGAACATGCTAAACAAAATCGACTAGCTTGATAGACAACTCTGTGTTAAACTAAAATCATGGAGTTATTCTTATTTCTGTTACAGATACATCACAAAGGAACATTTTTTTGATTCTAACCACTGAATTATCACATTGTTTTGTTATATCGTCCAACAGCTCAAAAAACATACTCATTGACATGACTTTCGTCAACCATATTTACTAATTCAAAGGACTTGCACAAGCTCATATCTCCTGAACTCGGTAAGACATCACCTAGTTTAAAATTTCTTCATGCACATGGAATAAGATAGAAAGctccaaaaattaaaataaatgtgAAAATAAAAGCACACGACAGGGCAGGATTACTAACCTGGGCTTTAAGGTAGTGTGAGCTGCAATGTCTCTGGAAGAGTACTTTTGAGATGGACCAAAAATACGAGTTCCACCTTGTTCATTGCCACCTTTAGCTGGTGCCCAAGTAGGTCTAGCTGCAGTCGTCATACCTTCTAGATCTCCTAGATAAAATctatcccaaaaaaaaaaagatgtaacCATTTACTCAAAAATCGAAATTGAAATAAAACAGGCCCAAGATAGTGTCTAATGGATTGAGATGATGCATAGTACTACCCAGCTAGTTCGGGATTAAGCAATCGGTGGTGgtggtaataataataataataataataataataataataataaatgttattattattttcgacAAAgattaacaataataataaacttATTAACTGAAATTGGAGTGAAATGGGGTCGAAGAGCTCAGTGTTGCAGAGTATTCATATAGTTGATCCTAGCTAGTTTGGGATTAACGCGGAGCTGATGATGATCATCACCACAAcaatagtaacaacaacaaccacgacaacaacaataatacCAACAAACTCAGGAACCTGAATTGGAATCTTCTTGCTTGAGTGCACGCGGCTCAAATATTGGTGGACAAAGTGAAAATAAACATGAATCGAAAGAACCAACCATAGGAATCTCTGACTTGAGCTAGGGTGAAGGAATTTTCagaaaaagtacataaaatacaTAGAAACACACAAAAACATGTACTGAAACCCTAGAAAAAACAACATCGTTGCAGCAACTTAAACACTGATTGATGAAACCCTATGATAGTTCAAATGAGAAATTGAagtaaaaatacacaaaaatttccATTACCTAACGTCCGACGAGAAGTGATCCTAGAAATCAGAAGGACTCGGAGCTTCGACCCGAAATTGATAGAGAAGAAACTATGGATTCCGCTTTCAACGGATTAAAACATTTATTACTCCATAATATTACATATTTGCCATCGTCTTCTTTGACTGTGGTCCTGTGGGTAAAGGCTTGGGCCGCTTGCAAATCTAGCAgtatctttacacaaatagccattATTTACCTTTCTTGTTCAGTACAATCTATGTATTCATagattatacattgattatatacgattatatatattatatatataaattatacatatattatacattcaccatttatttttagtttaaccAATTAGATGGACGATTATTTAAGTTAATTTTTCAATTTAAAACCATCGTCCAATATTTAGATTATTGGGCTTTCTTGAACTAAATAGCACATTCTCTAGTCTCTACTTTAAAAAGTTGTTGTGGGTGTGTGGTGGGAGGGAGAGGAGGTAAAATAGCATCCATATTTTTCGATCATGTCTTGAAAAAATAGGATGTTTACTCAAATAGCCGGTGTTTATTTTTTTAGCCatatatatagattatacataattatatattattatacatatataatatatgaactatgcatatattataccttTATCGgctattttaaatttaaaggGTTGGGTGAACGGCTACTTGAGTTGATTCTTCTTAAAAAAATTATTACTATCTTAATGCCTTTTAATTTTACAAGTGAAATTCCATGCTAGTGACATGCATTTTTTGTTATCGTTCATATTAGTTATTAATAAGTTTAAATTTTTTGTTTGTGTAAGGATCCCAAAAATTAGTACATGAACTACGagtgaaattaaaaaatagtcagatttacaattagtaattgaaaaatagccacaatttcaaaagtaatcgaaatttagccacttttcatgtaaagataaatcttaatgaaaacactgttcaaaatccggtaATATAccggagttcgaattttttacatgtgaacttccagcataatataagttcaagtataatatagtggagttccaacataatatattggagttcgagcataatatattggaagtTCATACgcatgtgctccaatctccaatatattataatgGAATTTTCCGTGTggtggagttccagcataatatactggaagttcatacacaggtgaaTAAAttaccagtatattatgctgtaACTTTTCGTGTTGTAACAAAATAATaactattttttaataactttaaaaatacggGCTATTTTTCAGTTAACAATCCGATAACGGGCTAGGCCGTGCTATTTTCACGTGAACTACGGAAGTGATACATAATTGACTGCTAAATTGAATTGATTGTGATATCAACAATAATGTATTTGGTACTTGCAACAAAAAGGGGGAGGCTGCTGTTAAGTGCTCTTTCCAACTTTTCCACAAAATACAGCGCTGGtttttgtatatataaaaatattccATTTCAAGAACCCAACGAATACAACAATTCTCCTACTCTGAAAGTAACGAACATTCATTCCAACAATATGAGTAATCTAAAATCCAAGTTTTTGGAGGTTTACTCAGTATTAAAATCTGAGCTTCTTAATGATCCTGATTTCGAGTTTACTGATGAGGCTCGTCAATGGGTCGAACgggtaattttttttattttttttttatttcccatttttgatatttagtttttaaaatgaCCCGAATAGAGAAAATGGACATAAAAATTCATATAGTGGATTAGGAATTGATTTTAGAGATTCATATAGCTGATCCGAATTAGTTTGGGATTTGTAGTTGATTGATTGAATTTAGCTAGTATATGTGATGATGGGAGGTAGTAGGTACCTGAGGTGGGCAGAAGCTGGCCTAGACGCTACCATTATATTTTTTCTTATAACAGCGTTGTATAGGCCAGCTTGCGCGCACCTTGGCTCGGGTTACCTGTTCGTTGATACAATCATTATGTATATTAACTTGAGATCGGTTGTAGGAACCCATAAGCTTAAAATTCTGAATCCACATCTGTTACCTGCTACCTCTCACTAGCACAGTTAACGAGTAACTATGTCCATCAAGGCTTGGACcgatgggaagaaatcacctaatatttttgCCTCGGTTGGGATTCAAAGACACCACCATTATAATTAACTATGTCCATTAAGGCTTGGACggatgggaagaaatcacctaatGTTTTTGCCTCGGTTGGGATTCAAAGACACCACCattataattaattaaaaaaaaactatatTTGCTTCTTGAAGCGTCTTGATATGTTCCTCTCCCTTCTAATGTTatggagttttttttttttttttttgtggtacaaccttctttttcttttttttgaaacaaTGGTAGAACCTTCTTATTTTATGTGAATTGCGTAGAATTTAATATTTGGCTGCATTTTTGATGTGGTTCGTTTCTACTGGTGTATCATGTTTTAATTTGGTGATCCTCTGTTCTTTCATCTAAAAGATTTTTGATGTATAAAGggcagtccggtgcactaagctcccgctatgcgtgggtccggggaagggccggaccacaagggtctatagtatgcagccttaccctgcatttttgcATGTTGAATTCATATAATAGAGGATGATCAGCTAGTTATACTTGACATGTTATCATATCATGAGTGATCTGCTAGTCTCATAAGCGAGAAAGGAATACTTTGTTTGTGATTGAGCTGATTAACATGAGGTAAAATAAAGGCTTCATCTTTTGTTTCTAATATGGAGTAAATTAGATGATTGGGCCTTTCATCGGAGGGGGATCCAGGGTTTGAACTTTATGGGTTCGAGTTCAAAATTCTACCACAATTAATTATTTGTACTTATTTCGTGAATTCTTTTAACACATATCTGGGTTCGGAAGAACTGCCTTTCATTATTTGGTAGTGCTTGAACTAAGTCATTTTGTAAACCTCCTTTTTATCAACTGAACAAAGATATGAGCACATAAGAATGTGTCCGCAGCATCAGAAAGAAACTATTCTCAACTATCATAATGAAACGAAGATGACATTGGATTGATAATGGATTGTAGACTGCAAAAGAATTAGTTTTACACCCTTTTACCATATGCTCCAAACATCCAGTGAAGAAGATGTGTGTTAAGTAGAAATTTTGATGTTATAAAAGGAAGCAATTgaatatttatgcatatttaatgaattttcttATGCAGATATAGGGTCTAAGCAAAAGTTATTGTGTTCATTCGAACCCGTAACTAAAGTGGTAGCTCCGCCCTTGCGTCTAACTTATTCCAAATACACTAACTGGAATCCAGCATCTCATTAATTGAGAGTATATGCAGCTTTGCTGGGTGTTATGCTTTTTGGAGAGAGGAAGTGGAGAATGCTTGTGGATCTGTTCTTTGTTTTACTAAGAGATAAATAGAGAATtaataaatatttttgtgatagaAGGGGATCTAACTTTTGATTTTAGAGTAGTGGGATAGAAGTGGGTGTGATGGTGACTGCGCCCGTTTTCTAACATTCTGTTTCCGCCCATGCTTTGTGATTGCTTTATGAAGAACGGGGGAACTGTATCCACTTTACTAAAAAATAGAGTTCAAAATGGTCTGTTTGGGTTATCTCCTGATGCTTAATGCGGTATAAACTAACTATTCTCTGAAAGCAGTTTGTTACTTTTGATATGACAAAATTTCTAACTTCATTACAGCTAGAGGAAATTTGTTATGACAAGTTTTGAACTTCGGTATGGCCGGTGTCTCCGGTTCTATTCATTTTAATTGTTCCCCTGAATTATTGAATCTTTTGGACAGCCAGTGTATCACTTTGTCTTCTTTTTATGCTTCTAATTTATACTTTCTCGTGATTGTTTCAGATGTTGGACTACAATGTACCTGGAGGTGAGAAATCTAGCTATTTTAAATTTTCTACTAACTCCATAATCTTTAATAGCTAGAGGTTTTTATTCTAAGCAGGGGCGTATCTATGTTTAGGGCATGGATTCACGTGAACCCATGCTTCTCTCCCTAGATTATGTATAATAATGTTGTGTCTCTTCAAAATTGCTTAAATATATATGTGTGCGCCCAAGCTCAAAGAATTCTATGGTGCAATGATTATTGGGTGCACCTTTACAAGTGAAGTCGGGGTTTCAAATCCCACGTCTATCTTGTTGTTTTTAATGATGAGGACCTAAAGGCTGAACCCGTCAAATGTAAATCATGGATCCACCTCTAATTAAGTGCACCCATCTTCTTAAAATCTTTGATCACCTTTGATTTAAGTACTTCATACTACAGGAAAGCTGAATCGGGGGATCTCTGTGATTGATAGCTACAGTTTGTTGAAAGAGGGGAAAGAACTAACCAATGAGGAAATCTTTCAAACATCTTCCCTTGGCTGGTGCATTGAATGGGTATGCAGCATTAGCATTCTTCAAGCTACACCTATCCTGGTTTCTAACCCCgaataaactttttttttcttttaaattcttcTGAGTGTATGGTGTGATTGTGTGCTGCAGCTTCAAGCATATTTCCTTGTTCTTGATGATATAATGGATGGCTCTCACACACGCCGAGGTCAACCGTGTTGGTTCAGATTACCGAAGGTGTGTGTATGCGAAGAGACTACTGTTTTGCTCTTTGAATTGATCGGCAATTACATCTACTCAGTCATTTTTTTAATTCTTGTAGGTTGGCATGATTGCTGCTAATGACGGCATACTTCTTCGTAACCACATCCCAAGGATACTGAAGAACCACTTTAGAGGAAAGCCTTATTATGTCGATCTTCTTGAGTTGTTTAATGAGGTGAGAATTTTTAAGCGCAAAGGAGGCCTCTGATTTAAACTTCTTATAATGCTgaacatttttcctttttttttcctctttggCATTGTCGACATGTTTTTACAGGTGGAATTCCAGACTGCCTCTGGACAAATGATAGATTTAATTACTACACTTGTTGGAGAGAAAGATTTATCAAAATACTTATTGCCTATGTAAGGAGACTTCGTCGAGAGTACTGCGCTATTTTTGCTGCTTTCAGTATTACTTGCATTATTTAACTCATTGCGATGTGATTTTTCATGCAGTCATCGGCGGATTGTTCAGTATAAAACTGCTTATTACTCATTTTACCTGCCAGTGAGTATGAATTgacttaatagcttgttaattgcTATTCTATTATGAGAATGTCTTAATATCTATTTCTTTTTCTGAATATTAAATTTGTATGGAAGACTTGTCATTTTTCTAACTTGAGTATAGATGTTTTAAAACAATCTCAAAGTTTTAAACATCTTGAAGTCAATTAGCCATTTGCAAAAGTATGACCAAGCTTCTTATTTAGATTTCCATCTGAGCTAAACCTTGCACTTTCCCCTTCAATCTCTTTttaatgtttttatttttttatttctctagATTCTAGATTGTAAACATGACTTTTAAAACTTCTGTGCATGCTCGGTTTGTGGTTAAATTTCCTGTTCCTCTTAATGAATTCACTATCCAAATTAATAAGAATTACCTCGAGATTAGTGTGCATTTGATATAAAGTACAGCCGAATACTTACTATGAATATTTTCAGGTGGCATGTGCACTTCTTATGGCAGGAGAGAGTCTTGACAATCATGTTAATGTCAAGAACATACTTATCGAAATGGGAATCTATTTCCAAGTTCAGGTGAGAATTACGATTAACCGCTCCATTTGTTCATATTCTATCTTCTAATAGATACCATGAGTTCTATGTAAGTAACACAAACTTTTAAGAGGGGgcttggttttggttttaatttagtTATTGGAACAATTAGCTTATAAATATGTAGGAAAATATGTGTGTGTAATTATTAGTGTTGGATGTATTTGGATTATAGATTATTTTCCAAATAGTTCCATGAATTGAAGCATTCAGTTTGGTAAACCAAATTAACTTGGTTTTGAAAAATAGAGTTTTGAGTTTTCTTCTGTCTTTGAAATCTAATAGGATTTGGTTTTGAGAAAACCTGGTTTAGTTttctgaaagaaaaaaaaaaaaaaaaaaaagttggtttCCCTTTTGGACATACAAAACAATTGTAACCGAACTGTTCATTTATCTGTACGTGATGTGTACACATAAACAattattaaaaaaagaaataaaatagacCAAATCATTCTTATGGTTAGCATTTGTTTTTTAGACTTGAATGTTGCGGTTTTTAAAATGTTGCACATTACATCTGTGTGCATATTGAATATGCTAAGAACCTTCCTGTACTTGTAACGGGAGGTTTGAAATTCGCTCTCTTTCAATGTAAGTGCGAATGTTTTGAGACACCTTATTGACACGTGACGCGTATCATGTGGTCAAGCAATGAACCTTTTTCATGGATTACGTAATAACCTAGCTGAATTGTCCATCTAG
This region includes:
- the LOC104211737 gene encoding uncharacterized protein; translation: MTTAARPTWAPAKGGNEQGGTRIFGPSQKYSSRDIAAHTTLKPRKEGQDTQDELQRRNLREELEDRERRHFSKDKGYTDDRDRRKSSQLLLEGGKREIEDRIVPRSADADDADVDIKSGDESDDDDDDDDEDDTEALLAELEQIKKEKAEEKLRKERQEQEEELKAKEAELLRGNPLLNHQAQPTSFSVKRRWDDDVVFKNQARGEIKAAKRFINDTIRNDFHRKFLQKYMK
- the LOC104211738 gene encoding farnesyl pyrophosphate synthase-like; its protein translation is MYLVLATKRGRLLLSALSNFSTKYSAGFCIYKNIPFQEPNEYNNSPTLKVTNIHSNNMSNLKSKFLEVYSVLKSELLNDPDFEFTDEARQWVERMLDYNVPGGKLNRGISVIDSYSLLKEGKELTNEEIFQTSSLGWCIEWLQAYFLVLDDIMDGSHTRRGQPCWFRLPKVGMIAANDGILLRNHIPRILKNHFRGKPYYVDLLELFNEVEFQTASGQMIDLITTLVGEKDLSKYLLPIHRRIVQYKTAYYSFYLPVACALLMAGESLDNHVNVKNILIEMGIYFQVQDDYLDCFADSEVLGKIGTDIQDFKCSWLVVKALEYCNEEQKKLLYENYGKDDPACVAKVKALYNDLKLEDVYLEYEKTTYEKLINSIEAQPSKAVQAVLKSFLAKIYKRQK